From Vicinamibacteria bacterium:
AAGATGATCGACAACGAGGACACCGCCCATCCCCTTTCCGACTCCCGCATTGCCGAAGTGCTGGAGGCGGACGGCCTGCCGCTGGCCCGGCGGACGGTGGCCAAGTACCGGGAGGAGTTGCGCATCCCCCCCTCCAACCTGCGCAAGGCGGTCCACTGAAACCCGCAGGGAAGCGCCGGCCGGGAGGTGAGGGGATGAGGATCGAGTTCACGGGGCGTCATGCGGAGGTACCCCCGGAGATAAAGAGGCTGGCAGAGCGAAAGCTCGCGAAGCTGGCCCGGGTGCTTCCTAGCGGCATCATCCGCGCCCACGTGATCGTGACCACGGACAAGCACCGGCAGATCGCGGAGGTCAGCGTTCACTCCAAACACCTGGACCTGACCGCCGAGGAGGCGAGCTCGGATCTGGGAGCCTCGCTCTCCACCGTAATCGACAAGCTGACGCGTCGGGCCCAGCACCAGGTGGGCAAGTGGCGGACGCGCAAGCGGGCGGGGCCGGACCGCACCCGACTCCGCCCCCCCGAGGAGCAGCCGGCGGAACTCGGGCCCCGGGTCATCCGCAGCCGTCGCTTCCCGTTGAAGCCAATGACCCTGGACGAAGCGGCCCTCGAGGTGGGCCACAGCCCGGAGGGCTTCCTGGTCTTCCGCGACGCCGCCACCGAGCGGGTGAGCGTGCTCTACAAGCGGAAGGACGGAAACCTGGGCCTCATAGAGCCCGAGGCCTGATGCGCGGGGTAGCCTCCCCGCGCCCCCGGTCGGCGGAGTCGGCCCGGAAGGGGAAGGGTCGGCGGGGGGGGAAAAGGGGGCGGGCTCTCCCCGCCCCCGCCGGGACCGCGGTCTCGGTGCGGGACCTCCTGGGACCGGAGGCCGCGGCCCTGCAGCTCCGCATCGCGGCGGGGCGGGCGGGCCTCGATCACGAGGTCCAGCAGTCCCGGGTCCAGCGGCCCGGCCTCGCCCTCACCGGCTACACGGACTACGTCCGCTACGGCCGCGTGCAGATCATGGGGGCGAGCGAAATCGGATACCTGCGCAAGCTCAGCCCCCGGCGCCGGGCGGCCATCCTGGCCAAGCTCGCCCGCTGCCGGATTTCCTGCTTCGTGGTGACCAAAGGGCTCGCCCCGCCCCCGGAGCTGCTGGCCGCCGCCGAGGCCCGCGGCATCCCGCTGCTCCTCACCCCCCTGGAGTCCACCCCCCTCATCAAGCACCTCTCGAGCTTTCTGGACGAGCGGCTGGCCCTGCGGCTGCATCTCCACTCGGTGCTGATCGATGTGTTCGGCCTGGGCGTGCTGATCATGGGCGAGAGCGGGATCGGAAAGTCGGAATGCGCGCTCGACCTCATCGACCGCGGCCACCGCCTGGTGGCCGACGACGTGGTGGAGATCAAGCGCATGGCGGACACCTTGGTGGGATCCTCCCCCGACCTCACCCGGTACCACATGGAACTGCGCGGGCTGGGGGTGATCAATATCAAGGACCTCTACGGCGTCTCCTCGATCCGCCTCTCTAAACGGGTGGAGCTCGTGCTGAACCTCGAGCGCTGGGAAGCGGGCAAGGAGTACGACCGCTTGGGGCTCCAGGGCGAGACCTTTCTGATTCTCGGGGTGGAGGTTCCCCTCCTCCGGATGCCGGTGGCCCCCGGGCGCAACATAGCCATCCTGGCCGAGGTCGCCGCCCGCAACCAGCTCCTCAAGGAGCGGGGCTATGACGCTGCCCGGCGCTTCGCGGATCGGGTGGACGAGATGATTGAGGGGGAGGGAGAGCCGGTCCTGGGGCGGGCGGCGGGTGCGCGCCCGCGGCGGAGGGCGCGCGCGAGGAGCCGGGCGTGAGCCCGCGGCCGGGGGCCGGTCCCCGCATCCTCATGATCACCGGCCTCTCCGGCTCCGGGAAGACCCACGTCTCCCGGGCCCTCGAGGACATCTCTTGGTTCTGTGTGGACAACCTGCCGACCCCCCTCATCCCGCGCTTTGCGGAGCTGATCCGCGGATCCCGCCAGCTCCAGCGCTCGGCCCTGGTCGTGGACGTGCGCGAACCGGGATTTCTGAAGCGCTTCCCCCAGGTCTACCGGAAGCTCCGCGAGAAGGGGGTAGCGGCCAGCCTCCTCTTCCTGGAGGCAGATGAGAAGGTGCTCGTGCGGCGCTTCAGCGAGACCCGCCGGCCCCACCCCCTGGCCGTGAACCAGCCCGCCATCGACGGGATCCGGGAGGAGCGGGAGGCCTTGCGCCCGATCCGCAAGATGGCGGATCTCATCCTGGACACCTCCCAATACACCGTGCATCAGCTCCGCGACTACATCCGGGAACACTACGACGTGCGCGGGGAGTCCCCTCTGGTGGTCTCCGTGGTCTCCTTCGGCTACAAATACGGTGTTCCCTCGGAGGCCGACCTCGTGTTCGACGCGCGCTTCCTTCCCAACCCGAACTTCGTCCCCTCCCTGAAGTCCTTGACCGGTCACCACCCCCGGGTGGTGCGCTTCCTCCGCCGGCAGAAGGAAACCGCCACCTTCCTCGCCCGGCTAAGGGGCTTCCTGGCCTACGCCCTGCCGCGCTACTTGAAGGAGGGAAAGACGTACCTCACGATCGGGATCGGTTGCACCGGGGGCCGGCATCGTTCGGTGATGATCGCGAACGCGCTGGGGGCGGCGCTCCCCCGCGGGCACTACACCATCCACGTTTATCATCGGGATTTGAGGCCCGCATGAGGGGGGCAGGGGAATGATCGGCATCGTGGTGGTGACCCACGGGCGAGTGGCGGAGGAGCTGGTCCAGGCCGCGCGCGCGATCGTGGGAGAGATCCCCGCCATCGCGGCTGTCTCCATCGGCTGGACCGACGACGCGTCCGTGGCCAAGGAGGCGATCGCGCGGGCCCTGGCCGAGGTGGGGGGCGGGGATGCCCTGATTCTCACCGACATGTTCGGGGGGACCCCCACCAACCTCAGCCTGCCTTTCCTCTCCCCACGCTTGGAGATTGTGACCGGCGTGAACCTTCCCATGCTGATCAAGCTCACGACTCTACGGGAGGGCGATCTCCTGGAGGTGGCGCGGGCCGTGCGCGAGCAGGGGAAGGGGGCCATCTACGTTACCAGCGAGGTCCTCGAGAAGAAGCCGACTTGACCCGGAGAGAGGTCCGGATTACGAACCGGCTGGGGCTGCACGCGCGGGCGGCCGCGCGGTTCGTACACACCGCGAACCGCTTCTCTTCCCACATCACGGCCAGCCGGGAGGGGAAAACCATGGACGGGAAGTCGATCCTGGGCATCCTGCTCTTGGCCGCCTCTCAGGGGACGGTCTTGGAGCTGGCCGCGGACGGGGACGACGAGGTGGCGGCGCTAGACGCCCTGGTCAAGCTTGTGACCAGCGGCTTCGGGGAAGATCGGTGAGCAGGGCACGGGGGTCCGCCGCGTGGGAATGATGGAGCTCAAGGGCACGGGGGTCTCGCCCGGGATTGCGGTGGGGCACGCCCTCATCGTGGAGCGGGACGCCGCCCCCGCCTTCCGCCTCATCCTCGCCCCGGAGGAGGTGGAGCGCGAGGTCGAGCGTCTGACCTCGGCGGTGGACGCCTCGCGGGCTCAGGTCCAGGCGGTCAAGGACCGGCTCTCCCGGGAGGCCGGGCTGCCCCACGCTTACATCTTCGACGCCCATCTGCTCATGCTCGAGGACCCCCTCCTCCGCGACCGCGCGCTGGCAGTCATCCGGGACGACCACGTGAACGCGGAGTGGGCCTTGCGCACGGTTGCCGACCAGCTCCACGCCCTATTCAACGAGTTCACGGACGCCTACCTACGGGAGCGGAGCACCGACCTGGACGACGTGCTCGGTCGGGTCCAGCTGAATCTGGCGGGCGAAGCGGACGCGCTCTCCCTGTCGCGCTTGCCCCGCAACGTCGTGCTGGTGGCTTCCGACCTGACGCCCTCGCAGGCGGCGGAGCTCGACTGGAAGAAGGTCCTGGCCGTGGCCACGGATGTCGGTTCCTCCACCTACCACACCGCCATAATCGCCCGCTCCCTCGCCATTCCCGCGGTCGTGGGCCTGAAGGATGCCACCCGGCGGATACCGCCCGGCAGCCTGGTGGTGGTGGACGGAACCCGGGGCGAGGTCGTGGTGGAGCCCTCGGGCCCGACCCTGGCCGGCTTTCGGGCCACCCAGGAGCGGGACCGCCAAGAGGAGCAACGGCTGCAAGGCACGCGGGGCCTGGCCGCGGTCACCCGCGATGGCGTCACCGTCCGCCTCCAGGCCAACATCGAGTTCCCGGAGGAGGCGGCGACCGCGCTCCTCTACGGCGCGGAAGGCATCGGCCTCTTCCGCTCCGAGTACCTCCTGGGGCGCGCACAGCGTTGGCCCTCCGAGGAGCGGCAGCTGGACGTCTACCGACGCCTGTTGGACCAGATGCGGCCCTTTCCGGTGACGGTGCGCACCTGGGACGTGGGCCTCGAGGAGCTGGCCCCGGGGGGGCCGAGCTGCCCCAACCCCGCGCTCGGAGAACGGGCTCTCCGCCTCCTGCGGCGGTCCCCGGAGCCCTTCCGCGTGCAGCTGCGA
This genomic window contains:
- the raiA gene encoding ribosome-associated translation inhibitor RaiA, which encodes MRIEFTGRHAEVPPEIKRLAERKLAKLARVLPSGIIRAHVIVTTDKHRQIAEVSVHSKHLDLTAEEASSDLGASLSTVIDKLTRRAQHQVGKWRTRKRAGPDRTRLRPPEEQPAELGPRVIRSRRFPLKPMTLDEAALEVGHSPEGFLVFRDAATERVSVLYKRKDGNLGLIEPEA
- the hprK gene encoding HPr(Ser) kinase/phosphatase, which codes for MRGVASPRPRSAESARKGKGRRGGKRGRALPAPAGTAVSVRDLLGPEAAALQLRIAAGRAGLDHEVQQSRVQRPGLALTGYTDYVRYGRVQIMGASEIGYLRKLSPRRRAAILAKLARCRISCFVVTKGLAPPPELLAAAEARGIPLLLTPLESTPLIKHLSSFLDERLALRLHLHSVLIDVFGLGVLIMGESGIGKSECALDLIDRGHRLVADDVVEIKRMADTLVGSSPDLTRYHMELRGLGVINIKDLYGVSSIRLSKRVELVLNLERWEAGKEYDRLGLQGETFLILGVEVPLLRMPVAPGRNIAILAEVAARNQLLKERGYDAARRFADRVDEMIEGEGEPVLGRAAGARPRRRARARSRA
- the rapZ gene encoding RNase adapter RapZ, encoding MSPRPGAGPRILMITGLSGSGKTHVSRALEDISWFCVDNLPTPLIPRFAELIRGSRQLQRSALVVDVREPGFLKRFPQVYRKLREKGVAASLLFLEADEKVLVRRFSETRRPHPLAVNQPAIDGIREEREALRPIRKMADLILDTSQYTVHQLRDYIREHYDVRGESPLVVSVVSFGYKYGVPSEADLVFDARFLPNPNFVPSLKSLTGHHPRVVRFLRRQKETATFLARLRGFLAYALPRYLKEGKTYLTIGIGCTGGRHRSVMIANALGAALPRGHYTIHVYHRDLRPA
- a CDS encoding HPr family phosphocarrier protein → MTRREVRITNRLGLHARAAARFVHTANRFSSHITASREGKTMDGKSILGILLLAASQGTVLELAADGDDEVAALDALVKLVTSGFGEDR
- the ptsP gene encoding phosphoenolpyruvate--protein phosphotransferase, translated to MMELKGTGVSPGIAVGHALIVERDAAPAFRLILAPEEVEREVERLTSAVDASRAQVQAVKDRLSREAGLPHAYIFDAHLLMLEDPLLRDRALAVIRDDHVNAEWALRTVADQLHALFNEFTDAYLRERSTDLDDVLGRVQLNLAGEADALSLSRLPRNVVLVASDLTPSQAAELDWKKVLAVATDVGSSTYHTAIIARSLAIPAVVGLKDATRRIPPGSLVVVDGTRGEVVVEPSGPTLAGFRATQERDRQEEQRLQGTRGLAAVTRDGVTVRLQANIEFPEEAATALLYGAEGIGLFRSEYLLGRAQRWPSEERQLDVYRRLLDQMRPFPVTVRTWDVGLEELAPGGPSCPNPALGERALRLLRRSPEPFRVQLRALLRAAEHGPLRVMFPFAGGPADLRLALDTLEEARAELRREGLSFCEDVCVGLNLEVPSAALTADLLAPDVEFFSVGTNDLIQYLLAVDRADPRVAALYQPLHPAVLRIIHQVVQAADAQGVPVSLCGEMAADPLAALLLLGLGVRELSMTPAAIPRVKAALREVRADRAREVALYCLSIRTAEEIEDTLRRELAGALLPAELPKE